The nucleotide window TccaatgttctaaaactcggccgcccaggccgcctaggcggctcctaggcgctgggcggcagCTCTCTGACTCGAGTAGTGGTAAATCGGTGGGGTTAGGTGGGATAGAGTTGGGCAGCCGCCGAAGAGGCCTAGGCGGGCGCCTGGGCAGTTGGGCGTTAGGTGGCCTGTTGACTAATCTGGAGCAGTGGTGAACCAAACGAATTTGGCCCCAGACGAGGTGGTCGTTGGATGCAACCGACGATGACGTAGATCTCGGTCGTGATCCCCAAAGTCCCTGGCAAGGAAAATCGGACATGAAGAAGAACCAGTCGTTCCAATTTGGGTTCTCGTCTCCAAATTTGCCGATGTAATATGTTAGGTCTATGTTGAATAGGGAGGTCAGAGAAATACTTACAGTAAAATTGAGTGAGAGCGAGTTGTGATAGTGGAAACCAGGCGAGTCCACGAGTTCTTGAGCAAGTGGTTCATAGCCATGACAGCGGAGAGGACTGTAACTTACTGAGAGTCCGAGAGTGAATGAAAGAAATCATGTTTCTTTGATATCCTATAATATTAAGATGATCTCTTGGTGGCCATCAGGTCATGTGGTCGAATGTCATTGCAATCTGGGAATAATACTCTTATAGAATATTCTCCACTATTCTTATTTATTAACAataagtctatatatatatatatatatatacatatataatattatattataatatattatattatatatatacacacacacacttatttatatttttataggttataaaaataaattaaacattaaataaataaaaccgcCTAGGCACCCTCCTAGGCGTCTGGGCGCTAGTCCCCtggccaccgcccgactagcgcctagctatttttcgaaccttgataTCCTCTAAAGCAAAAGATACAGAATAAATATGTATCCTATGAGGCTTATTCTAGTAGTGCTACACTAGTTGTTCTACTAGTTTACTATCTTCCACATCATCATTATCAGCATTAACAATGATAAACCCATCTTTAAGATCGTAATCTTCATCATCATAATCCATATCATGTTCATCCTCGTCTTCCTCTTCGATCAGATTGTGTTTGTAACGTGTTTGTAGTAGAAAACTCGGGAATTTATTCAACACAGTATAACAATGTGTTTTAGCTGTGTCTTCTTCTTTCCAGCTAATTTACATGTTTTCTTGCTATCTAACATATGAACCCCCAGTCTATGAGTGAGTTAACATTGGGCAACTTCTTAACTCTGTGGATCCGGCTATCCATCTGAATCTTACAGCTGCTTCAAATTTGTAAAttagtggtggaaatgaaaAAACAAGGAGTCTGAACAATATGAAGATGGAGACAAATCATTAAGAATATTTATTTCTGTCTAGAGAAAGAACAAACTACATGTCTAAACAAGGTAAACTAAGATGGCCTAGTACTATtaatgcgggaagcgtgaacacgatagtaagaggctccgtcaagcgtcgaaagccatatgagatgagctagaatccactagcaattacgggcacagccgtaagaaacatagagaaaattctctaatatttggttttttattgataacttgaatgaaaattacaatcgaagaggtgccttatatagggcacatagaataaacctaatacaactagaaaacaaaaagaacaatttattatagactaaaactaggaaacctaattaaataaaaatcggaaataaaatcctagatattaaagaatattacgcaaacatatatttggaatcccaaccaagatttcgctcgagaatcccgatatatccaaaagagtaatttatgattaatttcattattaagaagcctatttgaataccaattttcaatattcaaatcattcttcttaatgtgcagacgcttctttcttttcgagattctttgttgaagttggctaaaatctcgtcctacatcaactATTTCTTCCAGTACCATTTTGCAGATGAGATTTTGCAATACGACCATCAGCTCCTTTATGATAGAAACCCCCAGGGACATGTTCATCACCTGATCCATATACAATTCTTAGTATCTCCTCCGGTGTCCTGTGACTCCTGTCATATGCTACTGAATATGCAGTTCCGGCAAGAACATTGCCAATGATGTTTCCCTCAGCTCCTTTATATTTTGGAACCAGAGGGCCTTCATCTTTCGAACCTGTCTGTCCCAGCTTGTTCCTCAGATCAGAAAGCCAATTTGTAAACTCGACCACTGTTATTCCATATGGGTGCACTCTCACCAGAGCATTCTTATACAGCAATGTTCTAATCACACATCTTGTCCTGATTCCACAGCCAAAAGACCCGCAACAAGCTGAAAGATCAAGTACAACACATGAGAGAAGAAACATAAGAACATGTTAGGTTACCACACACACAAATTTAAAACCAGTCCTCATCATCATTGATCAGGATTCATTATATGCCTAACAACACAACATGTTAAACTGTTTAGCAAAGGAATGTTTTCAAGCATGATTATGATTGGGCATGAAGATTACCCTTTTAGAAGTAGAGCCTTGGAGTTGTGGACCGTTTTGCTCCAACATAACCAGTAAGACCAACATAAGGGATCAAATAGGATGCAAGGAGATAGTTCAAGCTATTGGCATAAGGATTAAATGGTGGCTTCAAAACACGCCCAAATGCAAGATTAAACACCTAAGCAAATGATTTTGCACTTAAATCCAACTGTGGCCTTGGGAACCCTTTCACTGTCTTTTTAATAGCTCTGCAAACAAAAACGAGGTCCCGAGTTCAAATCCCCTTTCCTATAACATTAACCATCAGAAAAGAATACTCAAACACAAAAAATAGGTAAGAAACTGAAAACATATATCGAAAGATTTGAAACCTCAAGTGTCCAACTTTTGCCATGCAAATTGATCACATCCCTAGTGAAAGGGTCTAATTTGGCTTTCTTAGCACCAATTAAACGGTGATGGACCTCCCAATGTCAAGTTTGAAGCAACTTTGTCCAAGCCAAAACCCAAAGAGCCATACAGGAAGAACTCAGCTTCTAAGTACTCAAGGTTCAAAGGAAACTCCAAGAGATCAACATCTGACTTTGGGATAGAAGAGTAAGaatgtggaagaagaagaaggaaactgaGGAAAGCAAGTATAGCGGTGGTGCTGGTATGAGCAAAATGTGCCATGTTTTTCTTTGACTGTTTTTGTTATTGAGATGTGTGTGATCTCATTCGTGGGCTTTGCTCTTATTTATAGCATTTGGCTTAGGAAAGGTGGCACAAGGAGAGTCAAACTTGGGTTTACCACCTAGCTTATGAGTaagttctttttctctctctgtttttttttttttccttcttttttctaattttctttatGAAGATCTAGAACAATTACTGATTAATGAAGAAGATTAGGAGTTTGGGACGGAAATGTGTAATGTGTGTATGAACTTTTTGAAGCAAGTTTGTCTTTGCATGCAAGTTAGAGGAAATCAGACTGACGATCCCAGTTAAAGGTGCCTACGATTGGATTTTTATGGGATATTTCATAAttaatatttgaatttttatgaagagagagaagtttgCTCGTTCTCCGTACTGACGATTAATCTTTAATAGCTTGAGAATCCTATACATTTGCTAATTTACTATAAcgataatttttcttattttcggAGAGTTTGGGAAAGTCATATGCCCGGAAGAAAAGGTTCTTTACATTGACATTGTTTTAAGACCAATTTGATCTACACTACTGATGAAAtagtccaaaaaaataaaaataaatgattcATAACGATTGCTGTACCAAAATCAATTATCAAGTACGAACGTATTGTTAGAGATTTAGAAGTTTAACCAAGAGCAAACGTAGAGGTTAGTTCATAAAAATATTGCTGCGTGATCCAATACTAAAAAGAAATACAGAAAGCAAACTAAAAGAAAATAGCCCATAGAGATGTCACACTTCAACGAGTGTACAAATATAAATGATGTAAGgatccttgacccaaagcaccaataTAGGGCCTTACGCAATGACTTTACTGTTACCCTAGAGCTTAACAACATTTACCACAATTAAGTCTTACTGTCTTACACTAGGGACTAGGGAGATGTAAGTACTTTAAAAGTCTAAAAGTGGTGTACAGTAGTACTCTTTTAACATATAATGCAGTTACTGAAGattaaaatgaaattttatttacaaaaggaaaaatttcacaaacagtacatcaagtaaaggccactaataattcttatacataaagttccaaaccaaacatttcggtacacgaaatctgaaactcgacccactatcagtacacgacgtcaatttttgacaccaaaatgtccattatgccctcagttcttttttttttttaataagttttttccttcatttttatctctttcttcttccttcttccggctCCACGAAACCCACTTCTATTTTCATGTGAGAAGAAGCCCGAGCTCACCCACCTCTGTTAACTTCTCAGCCACCAAAATAAGATAACACAGGTGCACACGCACTCTGAAAAAAGAACAAGATGTGAGAAAATTTTAAGATCAAAAGAAAGAGCAACGAACCAATTCTCTTTTCCTCTCCTCTTAACTTGTCTAGTATAGCTTTCTTTGATGATTCCATGTCATCTCCAGTTTCAACTGATGTTTTGGAGTTGCCAACAGCTTCATCTGATCTGCGAGATCGACTGGTATCCAATGCTGTTTGTGCATTTTCCAGCTcatctctcaaattcttttcaGTGTCCTCCAATTCCTAATAACAATATTCATCAATTTCAACAAATTGGCTTAAAACTTAACTACAACGCATATCCTCAACATTATAAGACATATTTCTTTTCAAGTCTAAACTTTTGAATTACAAATTACAATCACTAGAAGAAGGCACAACAATCAGATACACAGTTCCAAGCATCATGGGAACTTTTCACATGACTAAATATTAGCTGAGTTACAAATATAAGCTGTAGGACCATAAATCTCACCTCTAACTTCCTCCTAAGTAACTCCGCTTCCTCAATCTTCTCCTGTATTTTACTTTCACAGTTTGATATAGCCTTTTCATATGCAGCATTTTCCTCCTGCAATGTCACCTCTCTCAACTGGGCATGTCCACAAGTACAAACAGGAACTATATCAACAAAGGAAACATAAAAAGGCACTGATCACCTACAACCATGAAACTCAACCAGGaccaaaaacaaggaaaaatccCTGAACTTTAACACAATTTGCAATAGCCACAGCTACACCACAATTTGTctcgtagagagagagagagagagagagagagagagagagagagagagagagagagagagagagagagagagagagagagagagagagagagagagagaaacaatgGGAAAATCTAACTCCTGCTTCAAAATCAAAGACCCAGATAGAGAAACATCCTAATTCGAATTAAAAGCAACACGCCCAGATAAGAAAGATCCAAACTTTGAACAAGATATGCAACAATTCAGAGTTGTACACAAGAAtcacaatcaaattcaaaaacccagCTACTAAATTTAGAGCAGAACCTGTTCTCGGGTGGAGGAATGGGTGTTCAATTGGAGGGCAAGGGCGGCGTTGGAAGCAAGGGAGTGAGCGTGGAGGTGAGGAAGGCAgcgttggaagcgagggagtgagcccggaagaaggaagagataaaaacgatggaaaaaaaaaataacagaaaaaaaattattaaaaaaaaaactgagggcataatggacattttgatgtcaaaaattgacatcatgtactgatagtgggtcgagtttcagatttcgtgtactgaaatgtttggtttgaaactttatgtataagaattattagtggtttttacttggtgtactgtttgcgaaattttccctttaCAAAATGAGTGTGAataccatctctctctctctatttttatttttttaacatgaTGTGAATACCATCTCTACTTAGTCACTAGTTTTTTACCACTCTGTCTCGTTCTGGCACGTTCAGGATTTCAGCAATTTAAAGTCATCTCGAAATACTTAATACATAAATTAAAATAAGGGTACagacaattatatatattactTGAAAAATCTATGGTTTTAACAAATTTATACAAAACTCAATTCTCAAAACTCTCTAATTCTCACTTCTCTGTCGCTAGTTTTCTCATCTTACTACTGTGTTTCCTACACTAGTTGTTCTAGTAGTTTACTATCTTCTACATCATCATTGTCAGCGTCAACAATGATAATCCCATCTTCATCATCGTAATCTTCGTCGTCATATTCCATATCATCCTCATCCTCGTCATCCTCTTCAGAATCCGTACCTGCATTCATGGACTGAAACTCAGGAGGAGCAGGGCAGTTCTCTGTGATAGCCTCATCCCTCTTCATCACCAGATGCCGAATGACTCTTTCATCCTTGTCCAACAGGCTCTTGAAATCATTTATCCATTTGGCGTCTATCTCAAAGTTCATCAGAACGTAGTAGGCGTTCTTCGCTTTCTGTATTTTGTATGCTAGTCTTCGCATTCCCCAATCACTCAGTCTCCATATCCTGGCTCTCTTCTCCCCTAGAAAAGCTGCAAGTAAATCCATACACAAGTATCAATGGAAAGTCGTGGCACATGTCAACCGCAACTCAAAGAGAAAATTCATTCTGCTAGACTTGCAATAGGCATACGGAAGCATCAACAAATAGTTAGCAAGTCCCTTGATGAATTTTCATTCTATGCAATGCCAGGCAACTTGCAGAGTCGACATATTTCTGCAGGGAGCAACTACAATCTGCTTTTCCATGTTcactgaataaaaaaaaaaattcatgcatGTACCAAAGAAAGCAATCTATCCATACTGACAGCGAGTATTGACCACTATTTGAAAGTCCTTCAAGTGTGAGTGTGTGACACCTAAAACAACCTAGCTAAAGATTATCTCAGAGCCCACTATTGACATTCTTGCCCAAAGAGACACATTGTCAGCTCATTGCCTACTCTGTATATGAAACGTTGTTTGAAAAGGAAGATATTACAAAATACAAATTGCCGGGCAATaagaagcaacaaaaaaaaaacaaaaactaaaaaccaaagTAATACCATAATtttctgtcttcttcttctttctttcttttttttctttttttcaaccCTTCTTCTGTTTCAAGTCTCTTTAACATAGTACAAGATAGTATAAGAAGACTGGAGAAGCACTCCAAaagaacttttttcttttttggttataGTCACAGCCAATTCTATCATATTTGGTTCAGTAATGATGTGGGCAATACTATCAGAGCAGAAGAGCAAAGCTAACCTTCAATTTTCTCCTTCACACTCCCCACCTCTTCAGCATGTTTCTCATGAATCAGATAAACCACCTCATAGTGGCGCACTGTAACAAGGGAAACAGTAAGTTGTAAGACATTTCCAGGCCCCTTAAAAACAAAACAGTTACATATAACTAACATTGTCCGTTGTTAATGTAAGAGACCATTACTTTTTAATGTTTTATCATCTAAATCAAGTAATGCTATGTTGGCACGTTGCATCTCAAAAATCACACAAGGTCAAATAATAGTATTTGAAGTACAGTGTAAATGAACAGATATAGTGCATGTGCATACAAGTGTAAAATGCACTATCCTGCTCTGCCAGGAACCAAAGGAGAATCCTAATATTGAGAAGAATGAGCATGAGGCACACTTACGTCTTTCCTCATCCAGATCATCTTGCAGCTGAAGCTTCAGAAATTCATAGACCTCCTCTGCACAGgatgaaaacaaaattaattacAGCAGTCCATATGGCGAAAATACTTTTTTGGAAGAATGGCAATTCCTGTTCTATGGCAAGCAACTGTAACAGATTCGACTCCAAATCACTCACCTTCATCTGCGTCCGCAAACTCAGGGAGAAGTGCCCCATCTTCCTGAACTTTCGACTGCAATTCATAACAAAATTAAGTCTCAAAACCAATCTCAATTGTATTAATCACTAATAATACATGTAACTTAAGCTGAGGCAACCAAAACCTTATCTTATCCAACTTCATTTACttatcaagaaaaagaaaatctttCCTAGTCTGAACCCAAGTTTCATACTTGAATGGTGAAACATTATAGTCCAAAACAACAAGAACTAAAATGAAATGAAACCCTATACCCACAATTCCAAGGTAAGTGAAACCACAATTCACTTGGCTTTAATCTCAGATAACCAACATGAACTTTTTCTCATAATTTCAGAAACAAAAAACAGCACCAACAAATTAAGAGGTCAAAATTTCAAAGGCTACCTGTTTAAGCAGCACAGCTTCAGGAAAAGGCCCAGTAGCCTCATCAGGTTTAGACACAAAGCTATGCTTAtcttccttcttcctctccttgttgttgttgttcttcttcGCCCCAACAATCACTGACCTTCTGGGCCCAACTGAGAGCTTCTGAGCACTAAATGGtctgcaagaagaagaaaacgaagGGTACCCATTTGAGAATTCCGAGCAAGAACTCTGGTTCCGAGAAGACCCATTTCCGGTGACCAGTTTCAGAGCCGGTGGAGTGAAGAAAGCTACAGAGGCCATTGAGAACCAGTTTTGGAGCTCCACTCTGTTCCAGGATATGCAATTAGAGGTTCAAGTCAGGGAGATTGGGGTAGGTTTGTAATTTCTGTTCAGTTTTGAgggtatttaaaaaaattagcaaCTTCATGTCGGGTCGGGCTTTGGGGGCCTGTTATATTCGGTCCAGTCAAACAGGTTAGGTATAGTAAATTGGCTCTCTCTCAGTAACATTCTTGCCTCTCGATTCTCAGGTTACTTTTCCTGCAAATTCTATAAGAACAGACAATGGGTTTTTatatatgtttatttatttattttggtgatGAAGAAATTTTCATAGACCCTAACAGAGGAAAAGAACAGATACAAAAACCAATatgggtaatttttttttatgggtagtgaaaagaaaaagggttggGAATTTAGATATAGTAAATCTTTACCTCTTCAgtgattttaaatttttgatgCAACTCTTGGGTCTTTGATGTTCATGTTAAAATCTCATATGTTTAAGTAGTAATAAGTAAATTGTACTTCAGATGGGTTCTTGTCAgttaaaaccctaaacccatgATAGCTATATTTGCTTATTATAGATTAAGTACTAAGTTGTGGCAGTGTCGGTGCTTCAATGTTTCTAGCTAGCAAAATGTCCCACTGTATGCAATCAGAGCCCAACCTTTTCTGTACTCGTGAAGTTGGGAACTTTTATGACCAGAGAGAGATAGTACCCCTTCATTATATTCATTATTCAATAATCATAATCGGTAACAGAAAATAAGCATTGTTGGGAACTTCATGACCTGAGATAATACCCTTTCATTATATTCAATAAGCATAATCAATGGATGCAGCTCACATGTTCTTTTGCTATTTTTAGGTTTTACCTGATTTCTTTGTTGGTAGACACCATTGCAAATGCGCGTGTTTTAATGATCACTATATATGCTTTTAGGTTCTTGAGCATTCCATTACATCGAATCGAGTTGGGAGTTGGAATGGGGGTGGTCGAGGGGCTGCAGCGTTCAGAATCACCTAGAACAATTGTACCGACAAATGCTAGTCATGGTGAAGAAGAATTGGGAAGATTGTTGCCCAAGTATAAGAAACTCAGAGTCTCTTCTGTTCGTGATTTCCCACCAGGCTGTGGACTATTTGCTCACTTGAACAATTCGAGACCTGTTCAAGAGGTACCTTCAATTGTTAAAAATTAT belongs to Rosa chinensis cultivar Old Blush chromosome 4, RchiOBHm-V2, whole genome shotgun sequence and includes:
- the LOC112197843 gene encoding uncharacterized protein LOC112197843; this encodes MASVAFFTPPALKLVTGNGSSRNQSSCSEFSNGYPSFSSSCRPFSAQKLSVGPRRSVIVGAKKNNNNKERKKEDKHSFVSKPDEATGPFPEAVLLKQSKVQEDGALLPEFADADEEEVYEFLKLQLQDDLDEERLRHYEVVYLIHEKHAEEVGSVKEKIEAFLGEKRARIWRLSDWGMRRLAYKIQKAKNAYYVLMNFEIDAKWINDFKSLLDKDERVIRHLVMKRDEAITENCPAPPEFQSMNAGTDSEEDDEDEDDMEYDDEDYDDEDGIIIVDADNDDVEDSKLLEQLV